Genomic DNA from Pseudomonas fluorescens:
GGGACAGGGTGAGCGGTAACCATGTCCCCCGGTCCAAACAAGAACCCAGTGGCGAGGGAGCTTGCTCCCGCTCGGCGGCGCAGCCGTCGTAAAACCGGATGACACGGTCTGCCTGGAGTTTTGCGTTATCCCGATTGGGGCCGCTTCGCAGCCCAGCGGGAGCAAGCTCCCTCGCCACAAAGTGTCGCGTTGAATCCAAGCCTCAATTGTTTTCCGCTGGCTGTTTTTCCAACCACTTCTGGGACAACCGCTCCAGCCTTCCATCCTCCTTGATACGTGTCAGGGCGTTGTCCAGGCTGGCCTTGAACGCCGGGTTGCCCTTCTGGAACGGAATCACCAGGCTCGGCGCCGGGTCACTCTTTTTTTCGGGCTGGAACGACTGCGCCATGACCAACGGGCGTGGCGTCTCATCCTTGCTCGCCAGCAGTTGTGCATCCGGATGGCTGTAAACGGCGCTGGTGTCGAAACGTTCCACCAGTTCCGGGGTCATTGCTATGTGGTTGATGGCGACGTCGTACTTGCCGCTCTCCACCCCGCTCATCAGGTCCCCGGCATCAGTGACCACGAAGTCGGGGCGTACATCGAGCTCACTGGCAAGCATTTCGCCCAGCTCCACTTCGAAACCAGTGAGTTTGCCGTCTTCCTTGAAGTTGAAGGGCGCGGTGTTGGCCTCAAGGGCAATGCGCAGTTCGCCACGGTCATTGATGTCATCGATCAGTTCGGCATGAGCCAGGGGACTCAAAAGGGGTAGCAGGCAAATCAGGCCAGGCAGAAAGCGCATGGTCACTCCTTTGTATTTATACAAGCGACGCTCGTTTCAGGCTCGCTTTGCTATGGTTGTTGCAGGCTTCGACAACGATTGGTCATGAAGTTGTCATGGCCAGGCGGATTTCATGGAAAAATTGGAGAAAAAAATGAAAAGCTTTATGTCTCGTGCCGCGTTGGCCGGCCTGTTGCTGAGTACTTCGATGCTGGCGGCTGCCGCGACCCCCGCTCCCAAAGGCGCAGAGGTATTCATCGTTTCCCCGGAAGACGGCGCCACCGTTGCTCAGGAATTCAAGGTCAAGTTCGGCGTCAAGGACATCGCCCTGGCTCCGGCGGGTGATGTGACCAAAAACACCGGGCATCATCATCTGCTGATCGATGTCGACAAACTGCCCGCTGAAGGCGCACCGATTCCGACCGACGCCAACCACATGCACTTCGGCAAAGCGCAGACCGAAGCCACCATCAAGCTGGCCCCGGGCAAACATACCTTGCAGCTGATATTGGGTGACAGCGGCCATATGCCGTTCCATCCGACGATCGTGTCCAAGAAGATCACCGTCACCGTGAAGTAACGCGGGCAAAAAAACGGGAGCCCCTTACGAAGCTCCCGTTCTTTATTGCAAGCCAAACCTCAACTTGCCGCCCAACCTTCTTAGAACAACACCCGGCAACGAATGGTGCCGTTGATGTGCTGCAGCTTCTCTTGCGCCAGGTCCGAGTATTCGGCGTCGACGTCGATCACGACGTAGCCGACTTTCTCGTTGGTCTGCAGGAACTGACCGGAAATGTTGATGCCGTTTTCGGCGAAGACCTTGTTGATCTCGCTCATCACACCCGGGATGTTCTCGTGGATGTGCAACAGGCGATGCTTGCCAGGGTGTGCCGGCAGAGCCACTTCCGGGAAGTTCACGGACGATACCGACGTACCGTTGTCGCTGTACTTGACCAGTTTTTCCGCCACTTCCAGACCGATGTTGGCCTGGGCTTCAGCGGTGGAACCGCCGATGTGCGGGGTCAGGATCACGTTGTCCAGGCCACGCAGCGGGCTTTCGAAGATGTCGTCGTTGGAGCGCGGCTCCACCGGGAACACGTCGATGGCGGCGCCGATCAGGTGCTTGTCCTTGATCGCGTCGGCCAGGGCGTCGAGCTTGACCACGGTGCCGCGAGCGGCGTTGATCAGGATCCCGCCCTTCTTGATGGCACGGATTTCCTTCTCGCCGATCATCCACTGGGTGGCAGCGGTTTCCGGCACGTGCAGGGTCACGATGTCGGACATGCCCAGCAACTCGTGCAGGTTGTTGACCTGGGTAGCGTTGCCCAGGGGCAGTTTGGTCACGGTGTCGTAGAAGAACACCTGCATGCCAAGGCCTTCAGCCAGTACCGACAACTGGGTGCCAATCGAGCCGTAACCGACGATACCCAGCTTCTTGCCGCGGATTTCAAAGGAGTTGGCCGCGCTCTTGATCCAGCCGCCACGGTGGCAGGAAGCGTTCTTCTCAGGGATGCCGCGCAGCAGCAGGATCGCTTCGGCCAACACCAGTTCGGCAACGGAACGGGTGTTGGAGTACGGCGCGTTGAACACCGCGATGCCGCGCTCGCGCGCCGCATTGAGGTCAACCTGGTTGGTGCCGATGCAGAAGCAGCCGACCGCCACCAGTTTCTTGGCGTGGTCGAAGATCTCTTCGGTCAATTGAGTACGGGAGCGAATGCCGATGAAGTGAGCATCGGCGATCTTTTCCTTGAGCTGGGCTTCCGGCAGAGAACTGGTGATGTACTCGATGCTGGTGTAGCCCGCCGACTTGAGGACGTCGACAGCCGATTGGTGGACGCCTTCGAGAAGAAGGAACTTGATCTTGCTCTTATCGAGAGAAGTCTTGCTCATCTGCGTAAACCTGTGTCCCGGAGAAAAATGGCAGGGAATCGGACAGCGCGACGCTAGCCCGACCGGCATGACAGCCGTCGCCGCAGAACAGCCGTTGGGCACTACGCTGCGGGGTCGGTATGCTAGCATATGCACCCCGCTAAACACTCATTCCTGCGACGTGAAGCGTTCTCAGGATGACCATGAATTGTTCGAGAGTTCTGTCGATGACCAATCCTGCCCTGATAGATGAGCTGAAGACCCTGGTTGAGCCTGGCAA
This window encodes:
- a CDS encoding transporter substrate-binding domain-containing protein, producing the protein MRFLPGLICLLPLLSPLAHAELIDDINDRGELRIALEANTAPFNFKEDGKLTGFEVELGEMLASELDVRPDFVVTDAGDLMSGVESGKYDVAINHIAMTPELVERFDTSAVYSHPDAQLLASKDETPRPLVMAQSFQPEKKSDPAPSLVIPFQKGNPAFKASLDNALTRIKEDGRLERLSQKWLEKQPAENN
- a CDS encoding DUF4399 domain-containing protein, whose protein sequence is MKSFMSRAALAGLLLSTSMLAAAATPAPKGAEVFIVSPEDGATVAQEFKVKFGVKDIALAPAGDVTKNTGHHHLLIDVDKLPAEGAPIPTDANHMHFGKAQTEATIKLAPGKHTLQLILGDSGHMPFHPTIVSKKITVTVK
- the serA gene encoding phosphoglycerate dehydrogenase; amino-acid sequence: MSKTSLDKSKIKFLLLEGVHQSAVDVLKSAGYTSIEYITSSLPEAQLKEKIADAHFIGIRSRTQLTEEIFDHAKKLVAVGCFCIGTNQVDLNAARERGIAVFNAPYSNTRSVAELVLAEAILLLRGIPEKNASCHRGGWIKSAANSFEIRGKKLGIVGYGSIGTQLSVLAEGLGMQVFFYDTVTKLPLGNATQVNNLHELLGMSDIVTLHVPETAATQWMIGEKEIRAIKKGGILINAARGTVVKLDALADAIKDKHLIGAAIDVFPVEPRSNDDIFESPLRGLDNVILTPHIGGSTAEAQANIGLEVAEKLVKYSDNGTSVSSVNFPEVALPAHPGKHRLLHIHENIPGVMSEINKVFAENGINISGQFLQTNEKVGYVVIDVDAEYSDLAQEKLQHINGTIRCRVLF